From the Odontesthes bonariensis isolate fOdoBon6 chromosome 9, fOdoBon6.hap1, whole genome shotgun sequence genome, the window AAGGTGAATGTTACTCTGAAGAACCCCGGGAAGAGGCTGGAGCACCTCGGCATCAAAATTGAGTTTGTCGGCCAAATAGGTGGGTAGACACGCAGACACGTGTTGACCAATCGGTTTACTCTACTGAACAGGAATTCTGAGGATTCTTCGTGTAGATTGCAGACAAACTTGCTTCATAGCCGTCTGTGAGACATTTCTGGTGCGTGAAGGCAAGTTTAGTTTATTTGCAGAAGGCATGCAAGGCATTCAGAGGAGAggcaaaggaaacaaaaaaactacAGTGCAAAATATAACTGAATTGCTCCAGATTGAGTTAGATCAAGACAGTAGTTTAACAGggggaaagaagaagagaagaggtgTCAACAGGTCTAGCCTACACACGAGGCCTAACAAATAAATAGTGCTTTATTGTGCATACAGGTTGGTGGGATGAGATGGATCGTAATCAAACTTTTGATAAACAGGAAAGCTCAACACAAGCTCCACATTATTCcacattactttttttcttaAGACTCCaatagctgttttttttactacaagAACTTTGCCAAGGGGACTCTGGGCTTTTAGAGGGTTCTAGTCCCTGCCCCTCTTTATATTCACGGTAGGAATCAGACTAAATAAAGTGCCAGTGAGAAGTTTTTTCCTTAGAATTGCCCTGGAGATTGTACTTTTGAAGAGTAACTGGCACTTTCTGGGCGAGGCTCGCTGTGtctttttagctttagctttcaCACGTAAACAAACCCAGCTAATCGTACCCGTTTCAGTCATTTGGGGGAAGAGACACGATGCCAACCGTGGCGAAAGAACGAGCTGGAGAATGAATGAAAAGAGGGGGCGGCAAATGAATGTGAGAGCAAAAAACAGGAGACGTGAACGGTTATTTTTTTGAttgttttactgcagctgtgTTTTAGATGCATCCACATTTGATTTCCATATAAATTTGTTGAATTTGGCCCAAGTCACCCGAACCACACCAGAGATGTTTAATTTTCTGCAACAGTTTTAGGAAGCAGGCTTGAGAATCTTTTCCTTTCGTTCATCAAACACAGCATTTCTTTGAGAGCTTGTCTTTGagcttgatttttatgaatataTTAACAATAATAGGGCGTTTGTAAAGGTAACGCATCTGAGGCCCCCCACACgacttttttattttgagcCTCTTCGCATTAACTTAGAGGAGAATAGCAACATCTTTATACAATATCTCAAAGTACTTCAACATCATTGGTGGGTAAAAGTAAAGAAGACAAAGAGGAGAGGATCCAGGTCCTTCCATCCAACAACATTCACTGTCCCATCAGGGACAACGTTGCTCTGTGAAGTGAAGCTTTCTCTTCAGGATTTAACAGTTTCCTTAAACACAAAGAATTAACGATCTTTTTTAACGTATTATTATTCTATTTTCTTCTCCATTTCAACATGATGTCCAGTTTTattgtaaatacatttttatatttcatacaCTTTCTTTCACTGCTATTAAATTTCCATTCAACGTTAGATTAAATAAAACTGTCCGTTTCTTCACTTCTGGGTACATTTAATGCTAAATGTTGCTGTGGAATTCTTCCGACTGAACTCTTTCTCATCTCTGTTTTCTAGAGTTGTATTACGACAGAGGAAACCACCATGAGTTTGTTTCCCTGGTGAAAGATCTTGCGAGACCTGGAGAAATAACTCAGTCACAGACTTTCGACTTTGAGTTCACTCATGTTGAAAAACCCTACGAGTCCTACACAGGCCAGAATGTCAAGCTAAGGCAAGTATGATTATTGACTCTGCTTTATAGGCGGTGAGATGTGGGACTGTAAGAGTCACTTTTTAACCTGCCTGTCATGTGAGTtacatttaaactgcatgtttGACCCCTGATGTGAGCTACTTTTCACCTGCAACATGAACTTTTGTCGAGCTGGATGccaagtgtgtgtttgttcgaCTTTCAGATATTTTCTTCGTGCCACGGTGATCAGAAGACTAAATGACATCAGTAAAGAGATGGACATTGTGGTCCACACGCTGAGCACCTACCCCGAGCTCAACTCCTCCATCAAGATGGAAGTTGGAATTGAGGACTGCCTCCACATTGAGTTTGAGTATAACAAATCCAAGTAAGGCTGGCTAGGATGCAACAAACTGTTATTTTCCACGCAGCGTTCTGAGCAGAGAAAGTTCATCTGACAGTCTCAGAGCCAAATGAAGTGGGATCTCCAGTTTGTTGGTTTGAGTTGAtgagtcttaaaaaaaaaaaaaactttcaacaaTATATGTTTAAATTGTATTGATTGTATAGCCATAGCTGTTTTATCAATAGATCAACAATCGAAATTGCGAGTTTTACATTGATTATTCAGTTCCCCAATTAACCGCTTCATGTAGTAAGTCCTGCCTTTAGGGCACTTTTCAAAACTGAGgtaataaaatgtttttgaagaaagaaaaatcaatcaatcagtatATATACATTCCCCTGAATTAAATTggtctctttcacacacacccCATTTTGGAGCAGAAACACCTGAAAATTCGTACCCAAATTAAAGCGACAATAGCTTCTGAACCTTTATGGCTGACCGCTCGAAGAATATGTCAACTCCTTAAATTTGTTGTGAAATCAGAAAATGTGAGATGGTTAAACTTTATTTCTAAAGTATGTAAATATGGTTGATTTTCCacccatctaaaaaaaaaaaagaaattttagTCTTTATAACTGGCTTAATCTGTTGAGGCAAACTGTGGGCACACTATCCGTGAGCACCCGCCGCAGATCTGTTGGCGATATCACCAAACACGAAGCCTGGCGTCACCAAAGCAAAGGGTAAATGTGAACTACACCGTAACCTTTTAGATCATTTTCAGTTTCCAAAGAACATTATCAACATGCGCAGACCAAAATACCTCTGAATACAGTCTAATAGACGAGTTTGGCCTGACCGTATCAAACCTGCTCCACATGGATCTGATTGGCAAGTGGAAATGTGTCTGAGTTGGAGGGGATGCCAGATGCATTCTGTAGGTGCAAATTAAGCATGTGCTCTTAGATTGATCTGATTTCCAAGCAGTAAAGTATGACAGTTTTACCTTGTTCTTAAACTATTTTTCATGGAAAAAGTTCAGGCTGAGCTGAAAAAAGGATGCCAAACGATCGATGGAAGCCCTGAAGCAGCTGAAACTCAAAAACCTCAAACGTACCGCTTGTTTTCGTTGTTACCGCAAATCTTATTTCAGTGGGCATTACTGTGTCGATAATGAATTCCACCAATACAAAATATACCTTTTGACCTTTGACTTGTAAGATTGGGTTTGTGTGATCATGTATCTCTCGCCTCGGACATTTGGTAAGACCTGAATACAGCAGTTGTTGCAGCTGTGGACACTTAGCGCAAAATCCGTAAGGAATTAaagaaagtttttaaaaaaccgAGAAGATGAGGAACCCCTTTAATCCTCAgatatgttcatgtttagtGACGTAGTGCGTCCACATAGATTAAAAGAGGGACTCGTCCTCTGTGAGTTTCTAGAGTTGCAGTACCAATGCAGTATTTTGCTTTTGCAGTGTGAGGCTGATCATAGTTTTAGATGCTACTCACTGGGAGGATGTTAGGCATCCTGACAGCGGAGAAACCATATGCTCCTCTCTTTTCTGACAGATACCATCTGAAGGATGTTATTGTGGGAAAAATATATTTCCTGCTGGTGAGGATTAAGATAAAGCACATGGAGATTGACATCATCAAACGTGAGACAACGGGCACCGGCCCGAGCGTGTACCACGAAAACGACACTATTGCCAAGTACGAGATCATGGATGGAGCACCAGTCAGGGGTAAACGCCACTTATTCATTATCACgttacaaaatgtcaaacacAAAACTAGTTGTTCTTCAGTCGTAAATACGGTCCAACCTTGCGCAatggtttttatttatttatttatttatttatttattctattagGGGAGTCCATTCCCATTCGATTATTTCTGGCTGGATATGATCTGACTCCCACCATGCGAGACATCAACAAGAAGTTCTCTGTGCGCTACTACCTGAACCTGGTGCTGATTGATGAGGAGGAGAGACGCTACTTCAAACAGCAGGTGAGAGATGGCGTTCCAAGCAAAAACCTGATGACATTCTCTAAGAATAGGCATTGGGTAGACCAAAGACAATTTAAGGTGGAATCAGGCATGTAGAAAGAGTGAATGACTTAAAGCGAGTGGTTCtagtcaaatttaatttaacgcTTGCTGGCGCGTACACACTGTTTCCTGTTGGCATAAACTGATTAGTCATTAACCTCGAAAAAACATTTGTTCCACCACATGGAGGTGGATCGATTTATAAAATTGATCCTCTGAAgcccattgaatttttttttaactcatgtCAACTGAAAATGAGTCTACCAGCGCCTCTGATCAATATGAACCGTCGGAGTGTTGGTCCAGTTCTAATGCACTGTCCGTGAAAGAGACACACCCTGCAGATGCTAATAAAAAGGAGATGATGTTACACTTTAAATGCtgcatttagtttattttttaaagactCGTCTCACAGATAAATTctaagctgctgtgatgtgttagAAACATAGTTTCAACACAACACAACTGCTATAATATTACtattaatatacaatcattgtaaatatttttaatttttttttagctacttgactaatttgaatttcccccattgggggatgaataaagtatttttctattctattgatATTATATAGTAGCTGCATGTTGTCTGTGCTAGAGCTGCCACAGTAACATCTGTGTCATCACTGGTACACTCTGGTTTTCTGTCGCTATGCAGTTGTGCACCCTGATGGAGAATGCTTTGACTCCCACTGTAGTCACAACCAGTGGTGTTCTGCTGCATAATAGATGAAACTGCATCATAATGGAGGTTAGCCTTTCTCTGTTGTTGAGAGGTAGAAAGCAATGATCGGCAACCATTTAAACCCTATATTAAAAGTGatatgtttaaagaaaaaaaaaaaaggggacacGTGTGCGTCACTGCTAATTTTAACAGCACTCGAGCTGTTTTCTCACATGAACACTGGAGATGTTACGGAAGTGGGCgcaaacagtttgtgtccaggccTTTTCTGCAGTTGCTCCTCACTAATGTGCATCACGGCGGGAGATTTACAGCTGGAGATGCGCTCTCACAGCGTGAAATGAGAGGGCGCTGGCGGAGCGCCGGTCTGTGACGCGCAGGCGGCAGGACATGATTCAAATGGTACGCTGTGGAAATGGCTGTTTTCTTCCACGAgaaaatcttgttttttttatatttaacaCATTGCCACCTGAAGGCTTGAAGATTGCAGTGAGTTAatgttttcaccttttttttttttcttttcttttctataaGGTTGTTTAGAGTTTTGTCTGGATTCACTGAGTTGTCTAATTTTTCTGCGTAACATATGACGAGACCTCCAGTTAATACGTTGAAtagcaaagaagaaagaagagtgAACTCGTCTCCACTATTCGCTGAAATGCTCTTTTCGTAGCCATCATTGACCTGGCTACGAAAGCATTGCGGGCGTCAAGTATAAAATGAGCATTTATTACTcaaaaaaacagtttgataTGATGTTTACGTACGGCTGGTAAATCTAGGACAAAACGACTGTTTCTTCTTGAGCCGTTAATTATCATCGCTCACTAAGCTTTCACGGATATAAGGAGACACAAAATCATCAACACACACAGATTTAAACCTCCAATCCTTTTATTGCTTCCACCCTTGCAGGAAATCACACTGTGGAGGAAAGGAGATGTGGTGAGGAAGAGCATGTCTCACCAGGCCGCCATCGCCTCCCAGAGGTTCGAGGGCTCGGCTGCTTCAGAGAGCGCGCTGGAACAGGCTGCGAGGGAGGAGAGCGGCTAGAGCCGCCGCCCTCCTCTCACAAGACTCGTCGGCATCCGCGCCAGATTGGCGGCGATACCCGTCAACTGTGCAACATCTGGCGAGGCAGCTGTTTTAGCTGTAGCCGCTGCTGGTGAAAGGAGGAAGAAGGGAGaccaacacacacgcacacactaaCACTGTGTGTGAACTATGAAACCGTTTGCATGGGGCGTTCAGAGCAGCTTCAGGCTGCTGGTCCTGTCCTTCTTCATTCACGCGTTTTGTGTTTCTGTACGAGAATCAAACTAATCACCTGTCGCGACGTCTGCTGAGTAAGATCATATGAAATTTCTTTCAAGCATTTTCAAGCCTTGTTTGTTACATTCTAACGCTTTTGGGATTAATTGATTTCTGGTCTCTTTATTATTACAAATGATTTATCATGAGATTTCAAACAGGCCAACCTGACATTCCACATTTAATGAATCCATTCCTAACATTGATGTAGGGTCAAAAAAAGAGAGGTAACTTTGCACTGGTTTATCTTGCTGAACACGCTTTCTCTCTGTGGTGTTTGAACAAAAATGTTGGAGTTAGAAACTGGAATATTTAGTTCCTATTTGAGTAGGACGCCTAAAGTATTATCCcaccttcttctttttttttttatttcaaaaacaTGTAAATAAGACCAGTTCAACCTGTTATCCTGTTCTAGCTTGTATACAATGAATATCCAGTACGCAGTGCTACAAAATGACTTTTAATGTCCATGTGCTTTACCTCAGCATTCCAGTGGTGTTAGGGGACGGTGTCAAAGTGTTTTTATCAAGGTCTGATCCTACAGAGTCTTCTCTATCCTCGATATTAAAGACTTGAAAAGTTGTGCCTATGTTGTGTAATAAGCAAGTTAAATCTTCCTGCCTCTAACATGATTTTAGCCTTTTAACCAGAGAAAAATGACAGTAGAACTATATCTTTTGCAAAATGCTAATCAATAACTCCTTGTTCCATGAAGTCCAATAAATTGATGCCAAATGGAAAAACCTCCGCTGTTGTTGTTTCAAAAAAATGAGGGAATGTGTTGACATGTCACGATGAGCCTGAGCACAAATGTAAAAGCAATGAAAgtgtagttctttttttttttaaacattcttGAAGTTCTCACCAAGTTTAACGATGCGACACACTGATAATTTTAATTAAAGAAATatccatttttaacatttacaacTGCGGCTATAAGATGACAACGAAATTAGATCTGGCATTCTGGAAGAAGTTATTCTTTGAATGTACGTTTGTAGCAGACTATACAACATCATTGGTACTGTTGCAGATCAATCGAGGTgcattgtgagttttttttaaatatattcgCAGAATCCCACGCTGATGGTTTCTATCATAATGAGAAGGAACAGCAGAACAGTGACACAAACAGTGAGGTCCTGCACTCAATTGCAGATGGAAAAACTTCAGTGGATGTTGAGCCTTTCAGCAGTGGTTACTATGGTAATAAGAAAAAGCCTGTTGTTGCAGTTACATGCACAGCTACAGTTACAGCTTGACTGGACCATTTAACAGTTTACACGCACGGGATCAGAATCAGGTTGTTGACTTATATCTGATGTTGCGACACTGGATTAtgtgagaaaacattcaagacactCGACAGCGTCCTCCGTGGGAGATCATTATACTTGTACGAAGAGCCGAACTCACTGCACAGACACGGTCTTCTTTACTTGAAAGTTGATTTTGTCTGACGATGCTGCTGTTATAAAGTCAaggttttattagagcagagcgacagtctggagatGCTTGGATACCTCATCtaaatgggctgattttcagggAAGCTTTTGgccgtctgacaaaagaaacaagaaaatatgtgaatgagagcggCTTTAATGGTACTTCTGCTTCACtatttatgtttgtataaaggacacaactttggagcatgtacaCAGCCAGTAGGCTCTTTTTAGACTAGTTTAACGTATACATGCAGGAGTAAAAGCTACAGCCACATTATCTGGGTGAGTTTGGAGAAGCTTTGTCAAACCAGTATGTTCACATAGATTTTTAAAAGTGTCTCAGGCTGTATTGTCCATACGTACTTTAGATGAAACAAAAAGTTCTTTGATGCCACTTCGGTATTACTGCTGACACCACGATAAAAAGACACTGTCATCAGTTTTTGACACAGAGATGCAGCACAGAAATGACCCCCAAACACTTGGTTCAGATCCGCAGGGAATATCTTGGAATAAACTTTGACAGCCTCCATACGTCAGAAAATGCAACGCCAGCTCCTCACGTCTCTGACAGACGCATGGACAGCCACTCCTGAGAATCAGGTCAGAAGAGGAGCTGTGTCATGGCTGCTGGTGCGAGTGGACCAAAGTAAAGTAAAGATATGTTTCATGGCTGATATCAAAGTTCTGGTAAGACAATATTTTGTTGTTACCAAATAGATGGATAGAATTGCCCAACATTCACTGACTATCCTTCCAAATGTGATTTTGCAACATTTTCAGACCCCGAAATTATGACTAACACAATGATCATAACATAACAAAAACAAGTCAAATTAGTTGCTGTGTTGTTACAGCTGGTGCCAGCAGAAAGCATGTTTATaacttaaagagctcacatggttAAAAAGAAAGACTTCAACACACAGAATTAGTCACTTTTAAACTAAATTATTTGCAGCTAAACTTTAAACATAGTGCAGTCACCACTGCATTTTTCACCATTGAGGTAGCCGTCAGCTTCCTCCGTACATGAAATCTGTGCAGGAACACCATCTGAAAACTTCTGAGACATCTTTCTGTTCACTTTATCAGACCTTCACCGGCGAGTGAGCACAGCAGGGTTGTGGCGATTCCTTGAATTATAAACTGACAGTACTGAGTTTGGCAGGAAGTCAAACACCTTTCATGTTCCCACTTCGCACAGATGAAGCTTACTGGGGAACTTCCCAGAGCGCTGAATGTCACAACACTTTCTAATGTTTTAACAAGCTGTGCGAAGCTGTGATAACAGTTTTAATCTGTAGTTCACAAACTGTGAGATGATTAGTGTCAGTACAACACGGCCAGTCAGATTACAGATTATGTCGCACCACTGCGACGCATCCACTTCCTACAGTTTAAacgttgtttttctttccaacaAAAGGAAGCTGACAAAATCAATTTAGGTCctaataaacacatttttaataTTATTAGCATAAAAGAATACAACAGTTACATTCCACATAACCACTAGTTTGATGGTAGATGTCTCTCTCCAATGATTTCACTGCGGCACGAAGAAAATCTTCACAAAGGCTCTTTGTCCTCCAGGCTCAGGATGAAGTTGAACTCCTCTGGggagagatgaaaaaaaaaaaccctgatcaCAGCTGGGCAGCATGACAAAGCGGGGCGGCCGGCTCTTACATACCAGAGGCGAGGGGCTGGACAGAGAGCCTGGCCCTCGTAAAAAGTGCCATGTCCTTCAGAGGCCCC encodes:
- the LOC142388214 gene encoding vacuolar protein sorting-associated protein 26B-like, with amino-acid sequence MSFFGFGQSAEIDVVLNDAETRKKAEHKTEDGKKDKYFLFYDGETVSGKVNVTLKNPGKRLEHLGIKIEFVGQIELYYDRGNHHEFVSLVKDLARPGEITQSQTFDFEFTHVEKPYESYTGQNVKLRYFLRATVIRRLNDISKEMDIVVHTLSTYPELNSSIKMEVGIEDCLHIEFEYNKSKYHLKDVIVGKIYFLLVRIKIKHMEIDIIKRETTGTGPSVYHENDTIAKYEIMDGAPVRGESIPIRLFLAGYDLTPTMRDINKKFSVRYYLNLVLIDEEERRYFKQQEITLWRKGDVVRKSMSHQAAIASQRFEGSAASESALEQAAREESG